One genomic window of Chrysiogenes arsenatis DSM 11915 includes the following:
- a CDS encoding pyridoxal phosphate-dependent aminotransferase, whose amino-acid sequence MAYLKSQHLCDVNYEIRGKIAQKSAELIQAGHNIIELNIGNPAQFGFRVPETINQAIVRNLLSAEGYCQSKGIFPAREAIVNDTQLQGVRDVHIDNVFIGNGVSELIMMSMEALLNPGDEVLLPSPDYPLWTAAVRLSGGKAVHYLCDEERNWSPNVADIEAKITPRTRAIVIINPNNPTGAVYGREDLLEIVDLCRQHKLVLFADEIYNKITYDGAAHHPAAALSTDVLTVTFGGLSKVYRAAGFRVGWMYLSGPVKEATDYVDGLTLLASMRLCSNVPGQWGIQTALGGVQSIFELTAEGGRLHNQRNATYERLSAIEGVSVTKPEGALYIFPSIDLRRFRFKNDEDFCYRFLSDKKVLLVMGRGFNYLSERHFRVVFLPQVDMIHDAMDRLESFLQENLV is encoded by the coding sequence ATGGCATATCTTAAATCTCAGCACCTTTGTGATGTTAATTATGAAATTCGCGGCAAGATTGCGCAAAAATCAGCGGAGCTGATTCAGGCGGGTCACAATATTATCGAACTCAATATCGGCAATCCGGCGCAGTTCGGTTTTCGTGTTCCAGAAACAATCAATCAGGCGATAGTGCGTAACTTGCTGTCAGCAGAGGGCTATTGCCAGTCGAAGGGTATTTTTCCTGCTCGTGAAGCTATCGTCAATGACACCCAGCTTCAAGGGGTGCGCGATGTGCATATTGACAATGTGTTCATTGGAAACGGTGTTAGTGAATTGATTATGATGTCTATGGAAGCACTGCTCAATCCTGGCGATGAAGTGCTCCTTCCGTCTCCAGACTATCCGCTTTGGACGGCGGCAGTGCGCCTTTCAGGTGGCAAAGCGGTGCATTACCTTTGCGATGAAGAGCGCAACTGGAGCCCGAATGTAGCCGACATAGAGGCGAAAATCACCCCGCGCACACGTGCGATTGTCATCATCAACCCGAATAATCCTACTGGTGCTGTGTACGGGCGTGAAGATCTACTAGAGATCGTTGACTTATGTCGCCAGCATAAGTTAGTCCTCTTTGCGGACGAAATTTACAACAAAATCACCTATGACGGCGCGGCGCATCATCCAGCAGCGGCGCTTTCTACTGATGTGTTAACTGTGACTTTCGGCGGGTTAAGTAAAGTATACCGTGCTGCAGGTTTCCGCGTTGGGTGGATGTATTTAAGCGGGCCAGTAAAAGAAGCCACAGACTATGTTGATGGGCTTACCTTGCTGGCGAGTATGCGTCTGTGCTCCAATGTTCCTGGTCAGTGGGGAATTCAGACAGCTCTTGGTGGGGTTCAATCTATTTTCGAATTAACTGCTGAAGGCGGCAGACTGCACAACCAGCGGAACGCAACCTATGAAAGATTGAGTGCTATCGAAGGGGTGAGCGTCACAAAACCTGAGGGGGCGCTCTATATTTTCCCGTCGATTGATTTGCGTCGTTTCCGCTTTAAAAACGATGAAGACTTCTGCTATCGTTTCCTGAGCGACAAAAAAGTTCTCCTTGTTATGGGACGCGGCTTTAACTATCTGAGTGAACGTCACTTCCGCGTGGTCTTCTTACCGCAAGTTGACATGATTCACGATGCGATGGATCGCTTGGAAAGTTTCCTACAAGAGAATTTAGTGTAA